From a region of the Chloroflexota bacterium genome:
- a CDS encoding Zn-ribbon domain-containing OB-fold protein, whose protein sequence is MTTAPPYKGALPQPTPESKPYWDGLKQHKLMLPKCKKCGPFFYPRPFCPTCFSWDIEWAQMSGKGKIYTFVINFRPPPALGDKPLILAVVELAEGPRMMTNIVGIDPDPAKLWCEMPVEVTYHDVTPEFTFPKFKPSNPSQPRPIPLYN, encoded by the coding sequence ATGACCACCGCACCGCCGTATAAGGGAGCGTTGCCCCAGCCGACGCCGGAAAGCAAGCCCTATTGGGACGGTCTTAAGCAGCATAAGCTGATGCTGCCCAAGTGCAAGAAGTGCGGGCCCTTCTTCTACCCGCGCCCCTTCTGCCCTACCTGCTTCAGCTGGGACATCGAATGGGCGCAGATGAGCGGCAAGGGGAAGATTTACACCTTTGTCATCAACTTCCGGCCGCCTCCCGCCTTGGGCGATAAGCCCCTCATCCTGGCGGTTGTGGAGCTGGCGGAGGGGCCGCGGATGATGACCAATATCGTGGGCATTGACCCGGACCCGGCAAAGCTCTGGTGCGAGATGCCGGTGGAAGTCACCTACCATGATGTGACGCCGGAGTTCACCTTCCCCAAGTTCAAGCCCAGCAACCCCAGCCAGCCCCGCCCCATCCCCCTCTACAACTAG
- a CDS encoding LLM class flavin-dependent oxidoreductase, with product MKFGLFYEICVPKPWTPGKEARMIREVIEQIVVAEKYGFEYVWFTEHHFLEEFSHCSAPEILLGALSQVTKKIRLGHGVVLTPPKYNHPVRVAERIAMLDIISNGRVELGTGRSVTPRELEGFDINAAESRDMWMEGTQLVARLLSEEKVSYEGKYVRMPERTVLPRCVQKPHPPMWLAGTSPDSAKRAAESGLGVLFFSTGLTPEMLKDTVKIYRETIKSAKPIAGNVNNQLAGFCTGLCGKDDAEARRTGSRAAWWYNLMGAEYSSWPKGVEPPKTYEYTKERMAGAADKLRATGPEGMLKDDVIMVGDPDRCAAYVKRFQDVGVDQLIIHMQAGGLPHKRMLESITQFGKYVIPRFKKGKAKRAGKAKRRR from the coding sequence ATGAAATTCGGCCTCTTCTACGAGATATGCGTCCCCAAACCCTGGACCCCAGGCAAAGAGGCGCGGATGATCCGCGAGGTCATCGAGCAGATCGTCGTCGCTGAGAAGTATGGATTTGAGTACGTCTGGTTCACCGAGCACCACTTCTTGGAGGAGTTCTCTCACTGCTCCGCTCCTGAAATTCTCTTGGGTGCGCTGAGCCAGGTGACCAAAAAGATTCGCCTCGGCCACGGCGTCGTCCTCACACCTCCCAAGTACAACCACCCGGTGCGCGTCGCCGAGCGCATCGCCATGCTGGACATCATAAGCAATGGCCGCGTCGAGCTCGGCACTGGCCGCTCCGTCACGCCAAGGGAGCTTGAGGGCTTTGATATCAACGCAGCCGAAAGCCGCGATATGTGGATGGAGGGCACGCAGTTGGTGGCGAGGCTCCTCTCGGAAGAGAAGGTGAGCTATGAGGGGAAGTATGTGCGCATGCCGGAGCGGACAGTACTCCCGCGCTGCGTTCAGAAGCCCCACCCGCCTATGTGGCTCGCCGGCACCTCGCCCGATAGCGCCAAGCGCGCCGCCGAAAGCGGTCTGGGAGTGCTCTTCTTCAGCACCGGCCTCACGCCGGAGATGCTGAAGGACACCGTCAAGATATATCGGGAGACCATCAAGAGCGCCAAGCCCATCGCAGGCAACGTGAATAACCAGCTGGCTGGCTTCTGCACGGGACTCTGCGGCAAAGACGATGCGGAGGCAAGAAGGACAGGCTCCCGCGCGGCCTGGTGGTACAACCTGATGGGAGCTGAGTACTCGTCCTGGCCCAAAGGCGTGGAGCCGCCCAAGACCTATGAATACACCAAGGAGCGCATGGCGGGTGCTGCTGACAAGCTGCGCGCCACTGGCCCCGAGGGCATGTTGAAGGACGATGTCATCATGGTCGGCGACCCGGATCGGTGCGCAGCCTACGTGAAGCGCTTCCAGGATGTCGGCGTAGACCAGCTCATCATCCACATGCAGGCCGGCGGCCTTCCTCACAAGCGGATGTTGGAGTCCATCACCCAGTTTGGCAAGTACGTCATTCCCCGCTTTAAGAAGGGCAAGGCCAAGCGCGCCGGGAAGGCGAAGAGGCGCCGTTAG
- a CDS encoding LLM class flavin-dependent oxidoreductase, whose product MKFGLFYEICVPKPWTPEKEATIVRNVVEQVRHAEAHGFDYIWLTEHHFLQEFAHCSAPEVLLGALSQVTTRMRLGHGVVLTPPKYNHPARVAERIAMLDILSNGRVELGTGRSVSPTELEGFEINAEESRDMWLEGTQAVVKLLTQEEVGFKGKYVNIPPRTVVPRCIQKPHPPMWLAGTSPDSARRAAEAGLGILFFASGVAPEQLDDKVNLYRKLVKNATPVAGFVNNQLAGFTTGLCGEDDAETKKIGSEAAHWYALRGMRYTRWPKDQPPPRTYEYTLQGMWEGEKHLLAGGPQSLIDSGGIMVGDPASCTKIVQRFQDVGVDQLIIHMQAGGIPHKKIMDSIRIFGKNVIPKFQKTAAGAKK is encoded by the coding sequence GTGAAATTCGGACTCTTCTACGAAATCTGCGTCCCCAAGCCTTGGACACCTGAGAAAGAGGCCACGATCGTTCGGAACGTCGTGGAGCAGGTGAGGCATGCCGAAGCCCACGGCTTTGACTACATCTGGCTCACCGAACACCACTTCCTCCAAGAGTTCGCCCATTGCTCCGCCCCCGAAGTCCTCCTCGGCGCGCTGAGCCAGGTGACCACCCGCATGCGCCTGGGCCACGGCGTCGTTTTGACGCCGCCCAAGTACAACCACCCGGCGCGCGTGGCGGAGCGCATCGCCATGCTCGATATCCTCAGCAACGGGCGCGTGGAGCTTGGCACTGGGCGTTCCGTCTCTCCCACAGAGCTTGAGGGCTTTGAGATTAACGCCGAAGAGAGCCGCGACATGTGGTTGGAAGGCACGCAGGCAGTGGTCAAGCTCCTCACGCAAGAGGAGGTGGGGTTCAAGGGCAAATACGTGAACATCCCCCCAAGAACAGTCGTCCCTCGCTGCATCCAGAAGCCGCACCCGCCCATGTGGCTGGCCGGCACCTCGCCGGACAGCGCCAGGCGGGCGGCGGAAGCCGGCCTAGGCATCCTCTTCTTCGCTTCCGGTGTCGCTCCCGAGCAGCTGGACGATAAAGTGAACCTCTACCGCAAGCTCGTGAAGAATGCCACCCCCGTTGCAGGCTTTGTGAACAACCAGCTTGCAGGCTTCACTACCGGCCTCTGCGGCGAAGACGATGCAGAGACGAAAAAGATCGGCAGCGAAGCCGCCCACTGGTACGCCTTGCGCGGCATGCGGTACACCCGGTGGCCCAAGGATCAACCCCCTCCCCGCACGTACGAATACACGCTGCAGGGCATGTGGGAGGGCGAAAAGCATCTGCTTGCGGGCGGCCCGCAATCGCTCATTGATTCCGGCGGCATCATGGTGGGAGACCCTGCATCATGCACCAAGATCGTCCAGCGCTTCCAGGATGTGGGCGTGGATCAGCTCATCATCCACATGCAGGCGGGCGGCATCCCTCACAAGAAGATCATGGACTCCATCCGCATCTTTGGGAAGAACGTCATCCCGAAGTTCCAGAAAACGGCCGCCGGGGCGAAGAAGTAG
- a CDS encoding thiolase — MVPRDLRGKVAIVGVSEADKIGVRPDASVLRLHAEAAKNALADAGLTIKDVDGLFTAGIYSNLLGEYLGITARYTDGTMVGGCSFILFVEHAMLALAAGVINVALITHGESGRSRVGAPPWPGGAMQPTGQYENIWGITGAASMFTHPATRHMHKYGTKLEHFAEVSVATRKWAAMHPMALMKDPITIQDVLNSRWVCWPHTLLMCCLVTDAGGALVLTRADRAKSLKKPPVYVLGTGEATQHNMISQMKDMTWPETFKVSGDAAFNMAGVERKEIQVAELYDAFSFTPMAALEALGFCKPGESGPFVSGQRTAPGGAFPMNTNGGGLSYTHSGMYGMFTVIELVRQLRGECGQRQVKGAKIGIAHGPGGMFSAAGTLIAGSVVP; from the coding sequence ATGGTACCCAGAGACTTACGCGGCAAAGTAGCCATCGTCGGCGTCTCAGAGGCCGATAAGATCGGCGTCCGCCCGGACGCCTCTGTCCTCCGGCTCCACGCCGAGGCGGCCAAGAACGCCCTGGCCGATGCCGGGCTGACCATCAAGGACGTTGATGGGCTCTTCACCGCCGGCATCTATAGCAACCTCCTGGGCGAATATCTGGGCATCACCGCACGCTACACGGACGGCACCATGGTGGGCGGCTGCTCCTTCATCCTCTTTGTTGAGCATGCGATGCTGGCGCTGGCGGCGGGCGTCATCAACGTGGCCCTCATCACCCACGGGGAGAGCGGCAGATCGCGCGTGGGCGCGCCTCCCTGGCCCGGCGGGGCGATGCAGCCCACTGGCCAGTACGAGAACATCTGGGGCATCACTGGCGCGGCCTCCATGTTCACCCACCCTGCCACGCGCCACATGCACAAGTACGGCACCAAGCTGGAACACTTCGCCGAAGTCTCCGTCGCCACGCGCAAGTGGGCGGCGATGCACCCCATGGCGCTGATGAAGGACCCCATCACGATCCAGGACGTCCTGAACTCGCGATGGGTCTGCTGGCCCCACACGCTGCTGATGTGCTGTCTGGTCACGGATGCCGGCGGCGCGCTGGTGCTTACTCGCGCGGACAGGGCGAAATCGCTCAAGAAGCCGCCCGTCTATGTGCTGGGCACCGGCGAGGCGACGCAACATAACATGATCAGCCAGATGAAGGACATGACCTGGCCTGAGACTTTCAAGGTCTCCGGAGATGCAGCCTTCAACATGGCCGGCGTGGAGCGCAAAGAGATCCAAGTGGCGGAATTGTATGACGCCTTCTCCTTCACGCCCATGGCGGCGCTGGAGGCCCTGGGCTTCTGCAAACCCGGCGAAAGCGGCCCCTTCGTCTCCGGCCAGCGCACTGCCCCCGGCGGCGCCTTCCCCATGAACACCAACGGCGGCGGCCTCTCCTACACCCATAGCGGCATGTACGGCATGTTCACCGTCATCGAGCTGGTGCGCCAGCTGCGCGGCGAGTGCGGCCAGCGCCAGGTGAAGGGCGCCAAGATCGGCATCGCCCACGGGCCGGGCGGCATGTTCTCCGCGGCGGGAACGCTCATCGCGGGCAGCGTGGTTCCATAG
- a CDS encoding MaoC family dehydratase, with product MTLQQEIRVSDELKTWLGKEAARHTSPPVSEADIRKCAIAVYWPEMPPRLYWDADYAEKTRYGGIVAPEVFNPFAWSIGIVSGAFLPDPISPILQRAGKGLNWLNGGNRDEFHAPMRPGDVITSVTSLDDVHTRQGGRFPMLFFTKKYVWTNHRGELVKVSRQTSIGVLGTP from the coding sequence ATGACCCTGCAGCAAGAGATCCGAGTGAGCGATGAGCTGAAGACCTGGCTCGGCAAGGAAGCGGCGCGCCACACATCGCCCCCGGTGAGCGAAGCGGATATTCGGAAGTGCGCCATCGCCGTCTACTGGCCGGAAATGCCGCCGAGACTTTACTGGGACGCCGATTATGCCGAAAAGACCCGCTATGGCGGCATCGTCGCGCCGGAAGTCTTCAACCCCTTCGCCTGGAGCATCGGGATCGTCTCCGGGGCCTTCCTCCCGGATCCCATCTCCCCTATCCTCCAGCGGGCAGGCAAGGGCCTGAACTGGCTCAACGGCGGCAACAGGGATGAGTTCCACGCCCCCATGCGCCCCGGCGATGTCATCACCAGCGTCACCTCCCTAGACGATGTGCACACCCGCCAGGGAGGGCGCTTCCCTATGCTCTTTTTCACCAAGAAGTATGTGTGGACGAACCACAGGGGCGAGCTTGTGAAGGTCTCACGACAGACATCCATCGGAGTTCTAGGAACTCCGTAG
- a CDS encoding MaoC family dehydratase, whose protein sequence is MTQSKDIPITPGLKAYIGREISRYHSQPIALSDIRKWAIAVYWPETPPRLYWDADYAKKTRFGGVIAPEDFNPFGWPVEKPKQMDFSDIYAELKKMGNSLNVLNGGGGAQFLTPMRPGDVITSVTIIDDIYYRQGTKWPMSFIIRKTTWTNQKDETVRISTNTQINY, encoded by the coding sequence ATGACCCAATCCAAGGATATTCCCATCACGCCCGGCCTCAAGGCTTACATCGGCAGGGAGATATCCCGATATCATTCCCAGCCGATCGCCCTTTCGGACATCCGCAAGTGGGCTATCGCTGTCTACTGGCCGGAGACGCCGCCGCGCCTCTATTGGGACGCCGACTACGCCAAGAAGACGCGCTTCGGCGGCGTCATCGCGCCGGAGGACTTCAATCCATTCGGTTGGCCTGTGGAAAAGCCCAAGCAGATGGACTTCAGCGATATCTATGCCGAGCTCAAAAAGATGGGCAACAGCCTGAACGTCCTGAACGGCGGCGGCGGCGCCCAGTTCCTGACCCCCATGCGCCCCGGCGATGTCATCACCTCAGTGACCATCATTGACGATATCTATTACCGCCAGGGAACTAAGTGGCCCATGAGCTTCATCATCCGCAAGACCACTTGGACCAATCAGAAGGACGAGACCGTCCGAATCTCAACCAATACGCAGATCAACTACTAG